In the Thermoplasmata archaeon genome, one interval contains:
- a CDS encoding YHS domain-containing protein, with translation MCGKTTNAHTAYWMIWYRGTPYYFCSEECQLKFDRKPEHFRILALERREKAAVY, from the coding sequence GTGTGCGGGAAGACGACCAACGCCCACACCGCGTACTGGATGATCTGGTACCGGGGGACGCCGTACTACTTCTGCTCCGAGGAATGCCAGCTCAAGTTCGATCGGAAGCCGGAACACTTTCGCATCCTGGCGTTGGAGCGGCGCGAGAAGGCCGCCGTCTACTGA
- a CDS encoding FtsX-like permease family protein: MVGAVCLAVVGWAGRKRFPLRIGAGNFFRRKTQVAIVVAGLLIGTAIITSSYVIQSTFDYTVRSAVFRALDVVDEVVFAASPDGTRLPFSVQVYDALRANLSAGAMPDIASVAPRYHLGAAVVDRTTLLFDPTVTVIGFDPARDLGAFVRADGTSWDGTGLPSGEAIINGKLATSIEAKAGDTLNVSLRGPLGPVTFNVTVSEVVRDARRGAWNDGENLFVLLSYVQFALGEMGDINTITVANVGGPTQGYLRSGDVVREITPHLPAVPTFTVAKAKADSIDGASRNVDQLSQVFVLLGFFTIIAGVLLIINIFVMLAEERKGEMGVARALGMRRTNLVQSFVSEGLLYALLSSVAGTFAGLLVAGVILWGFSQVFGANAFGGTGFILTWTDSDLINGFAIGFLITMATIGIASWRVSRLNIVRAIRDIPEPVQHRSTRGQVAIGSVLAVLGAAGLLLALARQSLLLQDVGPVGLAFGLAVVTMRVLPPRGVFTAAGLFIIAWVLSPRKFFSVATADITLFIVAGLLLVLGGLLIVMFNSDSILAVATRLVRRRTWRPVVRTAIAYPMNKKFRTGATLASIALVMFTIATMSGIQAEVSSSITTTSARESGGFDLFATALIPIPTWDQAFANYSDQATQQNFTADRTLSLSQARVRISTDAALAGPLHDYSLLGVASGATVRFPLQARDANYTDDDSAWAAIQANHSLAIIDGSVVTQNFGPNFGTLAATVGSVFYFRPNATAATRSLTVIGILYEQFTQGLWVASPTVASVLGFDAASIFYLEANPGVDVTRAGHDLERYFIEHRLITLNIRDFINQILEATTGVFNLLEAYLALGLIVGIAGLGVITMRNVVERRQETGALRALGFRKSMVLKSFLFELSFIALTGIAMGIALGVALSYDLYLRFFADQAIFVIPWERLLLLGGIAFLGSVLATASPAIRAARMPPAEALRSLE, from the coding sequence GTGGTCGGGGCCGTCTGCCTCGCCGTCGTCGGGTGGGCGGGGCGGAAGCGCTTCCCCCTGCGGATCGGCGCGGGAAACTTCTTCCGCCGCAAGACTCAGGTCGCGATCGTCGTTGCGGGCCTCCTGATCGGGACCGCGATCATCACCTCGTCGTACGTCATCCAGAGCACGTTCGACTACACCGTCCGGAGCGCGGTCTTCCGGGCCCTCGACGTCGTCGACGAGGTCGTCTTCGCCGCGTCGCCGGACGGGACCCGGCTCCCCTTCTCCGTCCAGGTGTACGATGCCCTCCGGGCGAACCTCTCCGCGGGGGCGATGCCGGACATCGCGAGCGTAGCCCCGCGGTATCACCTCGGCGCGGCGGTCGTCGACCGTACGACCCTGCTGTTCGATCCGACCGTGACCGTCATCGGCTTTGACCCCGCCCGCGATCTCGGCGCGTTCGTCCGGGCCGACGGCACCTCGTGGGACGGCACGGGGCTCCCATCGGGCGAGGCGATCATCAACGGCAAGCTCGCGACGTCGATCGAGGCGAAGGCGGGGGACACGCTCAACGTCAGTCTCCGCGGCCCCCTCGGGCCTGTGACGTTCAACGTGACGGTGAGCGAGGTGGTCCGCGACGCGCGGCGCGGCGCGTGGAACGACGGGGAGAACCTCTTCGTGCTGCTCTCGTATGTTCAGTTCGCGCTCGGCGAGATGGGCGACATCAACACGATCACCGTGGCAAATGTCGGCGGGCCCACACAAGGCTACCTGCGGTCAGGCGACGTGGTGCGGGAGATCACGCCGCACCTTCCCGCCGTGCCGACGTTCACTGTCGCGAAGGCGAAGGCGGATTCAATCGACGGCGCGAGCCGGAACGTCGATCAGCTGAGCCAGGTCTTCGTCCTCCTCGGATTCTTCACGATCATCGCGGGGGTCCTGCTCATCATCAACATCTTCGTCATGCTCGCAGAGGAGCGGAAAGGGGAGATGGGCGTCGCCCGCGCCCTCGGAATGCGGCGGACAAACCTCGTGCAGAGCTTCGTCTCGGAGGGCCTCCTGTACGCCCTTTTGTCGTCGGTCGCCGGGACGTTCGCGGGGCTGCTCGTCGCCGGCGTCATCCTGTGGGGCTTCTCCCAGGTCTTCGGCGCAAATGCGTTCGGCGGAACGGGGTTCATCCTGACGTGGACCGATTCCGATCTGATCAACGGATTTGCAATCGGTTTCCTGATCACGATGGCGACAATCGGCATCGCATCGTGGCGGGTCTCGAGGCTCAACATCGTCCGGGCGATCCGGGATATTCCGGAGCCCGTCCAGCACCGCTCGACGCGCGGCCAGGTGGCGATCGGATCGGTCCTCGCAGTGCTCGGAGCTGCCGGGCTCCTCCTGGCACTCGCGCGCCAGAGCCTGCTCCTGCAAGACGTCGGGCCCGTCGGACTGGCATTCGGCCTGGCGGTCGTCACGATGCGTGTCCTGCCGCCGAGGGGCGTGTTCACCGCGGCTGGCTTGTTCATCATCGCGTGGGTCCTGAGCCCGCGGAAATTCTTCAGCGTCGCGACTGCGGATATCACGCTCTTCATCGTCGCAGGTCTCCTCCTCGTCCTCGGCGGCCTGCTCATCGTCATGTTCAACAGCGACTCGATCCTCGCGGTCGCGACGCGACTCGTCCGCCGCCGCACGTGGCGGCCCGTCGTCCGGACCGCAATCGCATATCCGATGAACAAGAAATTCCGGACCGGCGCGACGCTCGCGAGCATCGCCCTCGTCATGTTCACCATCGCGACGATGTCGGGCATCCAGGCCGAGGTGAGTTCGTCCATCACGACGACGAGCGCCCGCGAGAGCGGTGGATTCGACCTATTCGCGACAGCACTGATCCCGATTCCGACCTGGGACCAAGCGTTCGCGAACTATTCGGACCAAGCGACGCAGCAGAATTTCACCGCGGATCGAACCCTCTCCCTTTCCCAAGCGCGCGTGCGGATTTCCACGGACGCGGCCCTCGCGGGTCCCCTCCATGATTACTCCCTGCTGGGAGTGGCGTCGGGAGCGACTGTCCGGTTCCCCCTCCAGGCTCGAGACGCGAATTACACGGACGACGATTCGGCATGGGCGGCCATACAGGCGAACCACAGCCTCGCGATCATCGATGGCTCCGTCGTTACGCAGAACTTCGGTCCGAACTTCGGGACCTTGGCGGCGACGGTCGGCAGCGTCTTCTACTTCCGTCCGAACGCGACCGCGGCCACTCGGAGCCTGACGGTCATCGGCATCCTGTACGAACAATTCACCCAGGGGCTCTGGGTCGCGTCGCCGACCGTCGCGTCGGTGCTGGGATTCGACGCCGCGAGCATCTTCTATCTCGAGGCCAACCCGGGCGTGGATGTGACGCGGGCCGGCCACGACTTGGAGCGATATTTCATCGAGCATCGGCTCATCACGCTGAATATCCGGGATTTCATCAACCAAATCCTCGAGGCGACAACGGGGGTGTTCAACCTCCTTGAAGCGTATCTGGCGCTCGGACTGATCGTCGGAATCGCGGGGCTCGGCGTGATCACGATGCGGAACGTCGTCGAGCGCCGACAGGAGACGGGCGCCCTGCGCGCGCTCGGCTTCCGCAAGTCGATGGTGCTGAAGTCGTTCTTGTTCGAACTCTCGTTCATCGCGCTGACGGGGATCGCGATGGGGATTGCCTTGGGCGTCGCCCTCTCCTACGACCTGTACCTCCGATTCTTCGCCGACCAAGCGATTTTCGTGATTCCGTGGGAACGGCTGCTCCTCCTCGGGGGCATCGCGTTCCTCGGGTCGGTCCTCGCGACCGCGAGCCCGGCAATCCGCGCGGCCCGCATGCCACCGGCGGAGGCGCTCCGCTCGCTCGAGTGA
- a CDS encoding ABC transporter ATP-binding protein: MAAETVMQPAATADTAAAPRAEDRIVIARKLVKTYDSGEVEVHALRGLNLDVRRGEMVAVMGPSGCGKTTLLNCLSGIDDFTSGEVWIAAQRLSTLSDNAKTDFRAMKMGFIFQNYNLLPVLRCVENVELPLLVRGDPPRTARRRAGEALAAVGLDKDALKKPAELSGGQQQRVAIARALVNEPDIVFADEPTGNLDSETSREVVDLMKRLHREKGLTFIIVTHDAAVGNQTQRVVVMRNGLILKSFRPTPT; encoded by the coding sequence TTGGCCGCCGAGACCGTGATGCAGCCGGCCGCCACCGCGGATACCGCCGCGGCGCCGCGGGCCGAGGACCGGATCGTGATTGCGCGGAAGCTCGTGAAGACGTACGACAGCGGGGAGGTCGAGGTCCACGCGCTCCGCGGCTTGAATCTCGACGTCCGGAGGGGCGAGATGGTGGCGGTCATGGGGCCGTCCGGTTGCGGCAAGACGACGCTCCTGAACTGCCTCTCCGGGATCGATGACTTCACGTCGGGCGAAGTGTGGATCGCGGCGCAGCGCCTTTCGACCTTGAGCGACAACGCGAAGACGGACTTCCGCGCGATGAAGATGGGCTTCATCTTCCAGAACTACAACCTCCTGCCCGTCCTGCGTTGCGTCGAGAACGTCGAGCTACCGCTCCTCGTCCGCGGGGATCCTCCGAGGACCGCACGACGGAGAGCGGGGGAAGCGCTCGCGGCGGTCGGCCTCGACAAGGACGCTCTGAAGAAGCCCGCGGAGCTGAGCGGGGGGCAGCAGCAGCGGGTCGCGATCGCGCGCGCGCTCGTGAACGAGCCGGACATCGTCTTCGCGGATGAGCCGACGGGGAATCTCGACTCGGAGACGTCGCGGGAGGTCGTCGATCTGATGAAGCGCCTGCACCGCGAAAAAGGGCTCACGTTCATCATCGTCACGCACGACGCGGCCGTCGGCAACCAGACGCAGCGCGTCGTCGTCATGCGGAACGGCCTGATCCTGAAATCCTTCCGGCCGACGCCGACGTGA